One Xiphophorus couchianus chromosome 1, X_couchianus-1.0, whole genome shotgun sequence genomic region harbors:
- the LOC114144365 gene encoding nuclear receptor coactivator 3-like isoform X1 — MSGLGDNSMEPLSSENRKRKLSTCDTSGLGCERKRREQESKYIEELAELISANLSDIDSFNVKPDKCAILKETVRQIRQIKEQGKASSNDDDVQKSDVSSTGQGVIDKDHLGPLLLQALDGFLFVVNREGSIVFVSDNVTQYLQYKQEELINTSVYNILHEEDREEFHKNLPRTNINGVSWGNEATRQKSHTFTCRMLVKFGHAHGPMEEGPGGPRYETMQCFALTQPKAMIEEGEDLQSCMICVARRVTAVERTESFNTRHELSGKLIQIDQSSLRASMRPGWEDLLRRCIQMFLQHSDGQPWSHKRHYHEAFLQGHAETPLYRFSLSDGTPVTAQTKSKLYRHPMSNEPQGFISTHLLQREPNGYRSAPGGNMMPNNMRHQGMGNANMNPQMNVNAGGGMGMGGMGGMNRGFGMSEQSHMGHMGPMGGGSVYGGNGGGGSGGGGLGSRMMQMNQMNQMNQVGHMNQMSQMGPMNHPGPGMQQHPQQQPPFQSAGGFGLSGMNSPSGSPRMGGPQPGLLMSPRNRGSPKMGANQFSPGGMHSPMSGLGGGGAAGGNTCTFSSSSLNALQAISEGVGSSLPSTLTSPSAAHKPDSSPSIHSSSQPSHQAKPGQDGSKSPAGGLGPGPGDHHLPVHHHHHQHPQAESSAERPDSQAATAAKECGEASGEAGMAGADPPRRLPDSKGHKKLLQLLTSPTEELGISGSGPTGPAGPPPPNSSGASAGSDSKEATGGMTSPSSTGVSSSSASGGAGLAPGQGGASASAHYTGSLQEKHKILHKLLQNGNTPDEVAKITAEATGKVTLGGQEGGEGAAGSSAAGSGPGLIADPKQEQHSPKKEKTHALLHYLLNKDDSKEQTDVKPKLEDLEGKCLPGAGGGGPAAEHAESKIKSEPPDDLHNLESILGDLRGSSSDFYPDQTGGAGANNTGNKPQGCLDDGLQGSPVMGPGPRGPFQRTMSLDGKPLGGPGGAVRRPMLIKQENMMGSPDSFPGNMGPMNRGAGPQRSPMGGSGDWKPRSSISPVSSAGHPSMMRPGMEYNNGKSVMSGPMVSRSNSVPGNRSMLQQQLMDMGGSSDMGMGMSPFSQQGQPSQSPSWHEPMMNMEGNRRQFGNPLDDLLVPPTTSEGQSDERALLDQLDSLLNNTDGIALEEIDRALGIPDLVSQTQGAEQQLEHFGGQDPSMLLDQKPLYGAGYPGPPAMPMQSGYGGNPMQGQGQQAGFGPMLSPMGQGGSFPGMGGMGGMGHPRANMMRPRMMNANKPMRLQLQQRLQGQQFMNQTRQGMAMKMENPGGNPGMRPGMQPGMGGQQGFLNAQMMVQRNRDVVNLHMRRQRMMMLMQQQQQQAAAAAAAAAGGFSPPPNVTAPGGMDNPMGGPNMGQPGPQQFGYGGSYGVTQQGDPSFGPSGGSPPNAMMPGRMGPQNPMMQQHSQGGPMYPGADMKGWSQGGMGRNSSYPQQQFGPQASLGQQQFGQQGNPGQYGGMMMNGGMPASGGGGHMGQMGMNPMVMGRMPMGPDQKYC, encoded by the exons ATGAGCGGACTGGGGGACAACTCCATGGAGCCTCTGAGCTCGGAAAACCGCAAACGCAAACTGTCCACTTGCGACACGTCTGGTCTGGG GTGTGAGAGGAAGCGTCGGGAGCAGGAGAGCAAGTACATCGAGGAGCTGGCCGAGCTGATCTCGGCCAACCTCAGCGACATCGACAGCTTCAACGTCAAACCGGACAAATGTGCCATCCTCAAAGAGACGGTGCGCCAGATCCGCCAGATCAAGGAGCAAG GAAAAGCTTCATCCAACGATGACGACGTCCAGAAATCAGACGTGTCGTCAACCGGTCAGGGGGTCATTGACAAGGACCACCTTGGGCCGCTTCTACTGCAG GCTCTGGACGGCTTTCTGTTTGTGGTGAACCGGGAGGGCAGCATCGTGTTCGTGTCCGACAACGTCACCCAGTACCTACAGTACAAGCAGGAAGAGCTCATCAACACCAGCGTGTACAACATCCTGCATGAGGAGGACCGCGAGGAATTTCACAAGAACCTGCCCAGGACCAACA taaatgGCGTGTCGTGGGGGAATGAGGCGACTCGACAGAAGAGTCACACTTTCACCTGCCGGATGCTGGTCaaatttggccacgcccacggCCCAATGGAGGAGGGGCCAGGAGGACCGCGCTACGAGACAATGCAGTGTTTTGCTCTCACACAGCCCAAAGCCATGATCGAAGAGGGAGAAG ACCTTCAGTCATGTATGATCTGCGTGGCCCGTCGGGTCACAGCCGTGGAGCGGACCGAGAGTTTCAACACCCGACATGAGCTGTCAG GTAAACTGATTCAGATCGACCAGAGCTCCCTGCGAGCGTCCATGCGTCCAGGCTGGGAAGATTTGTTGCGGCGCTGCATCCAGATGTTCCTTCAGCACAGCGACGGGCAGCCGTGGTCGCACAAGCGGCACTATCACGAGG CTTTTCTCCAGGGTCATGCCGAGACACCCCTGTACCGCTTCTCCCTGTCTGACGGCACCCCAGTAACAGCCCAGACCAAGAGCAAGCTGTACCGACACCCCATGAGTAACGAGCCGCAAGGATTCATCTCCACTCACCTGCTGCAGAG GGAACCCAATGGTTACCGCTCGGCACCAGGCGGCAACATGATGCCCAACAACATGAGGCATCAAGGGATGGGTAACGCCAACATGAACCCCCAGATGAACGTGAATGCAGGCGGCGGGATGGGGATGGGAGGAATGGGGGGCATGAACCGGGGCTTCGGCATGAGCGAGCAGAGCCACATGGGCCACATGGGTCCGATGGGAGGCGGCTCTGTGTACGGAGGGAACGGCGGAGGAGGAAGTGGTGGCGGAGGCCTGGGCAGCCGCATGATGCAGATGAATCAGATGAACCAGATGAATCAGGTGGGGCACATGAATCAGATGAGTCAGATGGGTCCCATGAATCACCCCGGGCCGGGCATGCAGCAGCACCCGCAGCAGCAGCCCCCGTTCCAGAGCGCCGGAGGCTTCGGGCTCAGTGGGATGAACAGTCCGTCAGGGAGCCCCAGGATGGGCGGCCCCCAGCCAGGACTGCTGATGTCCCCCCGGAACCGGGGAAGCCCAAAGATGGGGGCCAACCAGTTCTCACCTGGAG GAATGCACTCTCCTATGAGCGGCCTCGGCGGTGGAGGAGCAGCCGGAGGCAACACCTGCACCTTCTCCAGCAGCTCTCTGAACGCTCTCCAAGCCATCAGCGAGGGAGTCGGGAGCTCGCTCCCCTCCACTCTGACGTCCCCCTCAGCAGCCCACAAACCAGACAGCTCTCCCAGCATCCATTCCTCCTCCCAGCCCAGTCATCAAGCTAAACCAGGACAAGATGGCTCCAAAAGTCCGGCTGGGGGCTTGGGGCCTGGACCCGGAGACCACCACCTCCCGGtgcaccaccaccatcatcagcATCCTCAGGCGGAGAGTTCTGCAGAGCGACCGGACAGCCAGGCAGCTACAGCAGCTAAAGAGTGTGGAGAAGCAAGCGGCGAGGCGGGGATGGCGGGCGCAGACCCCCCTCGGAGGCTGCCGGACAGCAAAGGACACAAGAAGTTGCTGCAGCTGTTGACTTCCCCAACCGAGGAGCTGGGGATCAGTGGAAGCGGACCTACGGGGCCCGCTGGACCTCCTCCACCAAACAGCAGCGGCGCTTCAGCGGGGTCAGACAGCAAAGAAGCCACTGGCGGGATGACCAGCCCTTCCTCCACAGgggtctcctcctcctcagccaGCGGCGGCGCGGGGCTGGCGCCCGGCCAGGGCGGCGCATCGGCCTCAGCTCACTATACCGGGTCGCTGCAGGAGAAGCACAAAATTCTCCACAAGCTTCTTCAGAACGGCAACACTCCGGATGAAGTCGCTAAGATCACAGCAGAGGCGACGGGGAAAGTGACGCTCGGAGGCCAGGAGGGTGGCGAAGGTGCAGCTGGAAGCTCGGCGGCCGGGTCGGGCCCTGGGTTGATCGCGGACCCCAAACAGGAGCAGCACAGCCCGAAGAAGGAGAAGACCCACGCTCTCCTCCACTATCTCCTCAACAAGGACGACTCCAAAGAACAAACAGACGTGAAGCCCAAACTTGAAGATCTAGAAGGGAAATGTCTTCCTGGAGCCGGCGGCGGCGGCCCTGCGGCGGAGCATGCTGAGAGCAAGATCAAATCAGAACCTCCTGATGAT ttgCACAACCTGGAGTCTATTCTGGGTGATCTCAGGGGTTCAAGCTCCGACTTTTACCCTGATCAGACTGGAGGTGCCGGGGCAAACAACACAGGAAACAAACCACAGGGGTGCCTTGATGACGGCCTGCAGG GGAGTCCAGTAATGGGTCCAGGACCTCGAGGGCCCTTCCAGAGGACCATGTCCTTGGATGGGAAGCCACTGGGCGGGCCTGGAGGGGCTGTAAGACGTCCGATGCTCATCAAGCAGGAGAACATGATGGGCAGCCCAGACAGCTTCCCAGGAAACATGG GGCCAATGAATAGAGGCGCAGGCCCCCAGAGGTCTCCCATGGGGGGTTCTGGGGACTGGAAGCCTCGTTCCAGCATCAGCCCTGTGAGTTCAGCAGGACATCCATCCATGATGCGCCCAGGCATGGAGTACAACAATGGGAAGAGCGTGATGTCAGGACCCATGGTCAGCCGCTCCAACAGCGTGCCGGGCAACAGGTcgatgctgcagcagcagctcatggATATGG GAGGTTCTTCTGATATGGGCATGGGTATGAGTCCCTTCAGCCAGCAGGGCCAGCCCAGCCAGTCCCCATCCTGGCATGAACCCATGATGAACATGGAGGGAAACAG ACGCCAGTTTGGCAACCCCTTAGATGATCTTCTGGTTCCTCCCACCACCAGTGAGGGTCAGAGCGATGAGAGGGCGCTTCTAGACCAGCTGGATTCGCTGCTGAACAACACCGACGGCATCGCTCTGGAGGAGATAGACCGAGCTCTTGGTATCCCAGACCTTGTCAGCCAG ACCCAgggagcagagcagcagctggagcaTTTTGGAGGACAGGACCCATCCATGCTGCTTGACCAAAAGCCTCTGTATGGAGCAGGCTATCCCGGACCCCCTGCTATGCCGATGCAGTCTGGCTACGGAGGGAACCCCATGCAGGGGCAGGGCCAGCAGGCCGGGTTTGGACCCATGCTCTCACCGATGGGCCAAGGCGGGAGCTTTCCCGGTATGGGTGGGATGGGCGGCATGGGGCATCCTCGAGCCAACATGATGCGACCCAGGATGATGAACGCCAACAAGCCCATGAggttgcagctgcagcagcggcTCCAGGGACAGCAG tttaTGAATCAGACACGGCAGGGCATGGCGATGAAGATGGAGAACCCAGGAGGGAACCCTGGCATGAGGCCTGGCATGCAGCCTGGCATGGGAGGACAG CAGGGCTTCCTAAATGCTCAGATGATGGTTCAGCGTAACAGAGACGTTGTCAACTTGCACATGAGGAGGCAGCGCATGATGATGCTgatgcagcagcaacagcagcaggcagcagcagccgctgcagcagctgcagggggGTTCAGTCCGCCTCCTAACGTCACGGCTCCAGGGGGCATGGACAACCCCATGGGGGGGCCAAACATGGGCCAGCCGGGACCGCAGCAGTTTGGCTACGGTGGGAGCTATG GCGTGACCCAGCAAGGTGACCCCTCTTTTGGCCCATCAGGTGGAAGTCCGCCCAATGCCATGATGCCAGGCCGCATGGGGCCTCAAAACCCCATGATGCAACAGCACTCACAGGGGGGGCCTATGTACCCAGGAGCTGATATGAAAGGCTGGTCACAGGGCGGCATGGGACGCAACAG TTCATACCCTCAGCAGCAGTTTGGGCCGCAGGCATCGCTTGGTCAGCAGCAGTTCGGACAGCAGGGAAATCCCGGGCAATACGGAGGCATGATGATGAACGGCGGCATGCCGGCCAGCGGAGGAGGCGGTCACATGGGACAGATGGGGATGAACCCAATGGTGATGGGGCGCATGCCTATGGGGCCTGATCAG AAATACTGCTGA
- the LOC114144365 gene encoding nuclear receptor coactivator 3-like isoform X3: protein MSGLGDNSMEPLSSENRKRKLSTCDTSGLGCERKRREQESKYIEELAELISANLSDIDSFNVKPDKCAILKETVRQIRQIKEQGKASSNDDDVQKSDVSSTGQGVIDKDHLGPLLLQALDGFLFVVNREGSIVFVSDNVTQYLQYKQEELINTSVYNILHEEDREEFHKNLPRTNINGVSWGNEATRQKSHTFTCRMLVKFGHAHGPMEEGPGGPRYETMQCFALTQPKAMIEEGEDLQSCMICVARRVTAVERTESFNTRHELSGKLIQIDQSSLRASMRPGWEDLLRRCIQMFLQHSDGQPWSHKRHYHEAFLQGHAETPLYRFSLSDGTPVTAQTKSKLYRHPMSNEPQGFISTHLLQREPNGYRSAPGGNMMPNNMRHQGMGNANMNPQMNVNAGGGMGMGGMGGMNRGFGMSEQSHMGHMGPMGGGSVYGGNGGGGSGGGGLGSRMMQMNQMNQMNQVGHMNQMSQMGPMNHPGPGMQQHPQQQPPFQSAGGFGLSGMNSPSGSPRMGGPQPGLLMSPRNRGSPKMGANQFSPGGMHSPMSGLGGGGAAGGNTCTFSSSSLNALQAISEGVGSSLPSTLTSPSAAHKPDSSPSIHSSSQPSHQAKPGQDGSKSPAGGLGPGPGDHHLPVHHHHHQHPQAESSAERPDSQAATAAKECGEASGEAGMAGADPPRRLPDSKGHKKLLQLLTSPTEELGISGSGPTGPAGPPPPNSSGASAGSDSKEATGGMTSPSSTGVSSSSASGGAGLAPGQGGASASAHYTGSLQEKHKILHKLLQNGNTPDEVAKITAEATGKVTLGGQEGGEGAAGSSAAGSGPGLIADPKQEQHSPKKEKTHALLHYLLNKDDSKEQTDVKPKLEDLEGKCLPGAGGGGPAAEHAESKIKSEPPDDLHNLESILGDLRGSSSDFYPDQTGGAGANNTGNKPQGCLDDGLQGSPVMGPGPRGPFQRTMSLDGKPLGGPGGAVRRPMLIKQENMMGSPDSFPGNMGPMNRGAGPQRSPMGGSGDWKPRSSISPVSSAGHPSMMRPGMEYNNGKSVMSGPMVSRSNSVPGNRSMLQQQLMDMGGSSDMGMGMSPFSQQGQPSQSPSWHEPMMNMEGNRRQFGNPLDDLLVPPTTSEGQSDERALLDQLDSLLNNTDGIALEEIDRALGIPDLVSQTQGAEQQLEHFGGQDPSMLLDQKPLYGAGYPGPPAMPMQSGYGGNPMQGQGQQAGFGPMLSPMGQGGSFPGMGGMGGMGHPRANMMRPRMMNANKPMRLQLQQRLQGQQFMNQTRQGMAMKMENPGGNPGMRPGMQPGMGGQQGFLNAQMMVQRNRDVVNLHMRRQRMMMLMQQQQQQAAAAAAAAAGGFSPPPNVTAPGGMDNPMGGPNMGQPGPQQFGYGGSYGGSPPNAMMPGRMGPQNPMMQQHSQGGPMYPGADMKGWSQGGMGRNSSYPQQQFGPQASLGQQQFGQQGNPGQYGGMMMNGGMPASGGGGHMGQMGMNPMVMGRMPMGPDQKYC from the exons ATGAGCGGACTGGGGGACAACTCCATGGAGCCTCTGAGCTCGGAAAACCGCAAACGCAAACTGTCCACTTGCGACACGTCTGGTCTGGG GTGTGAGAGGAAGCGTCGGGAGCAGGAGAGCAAGTACATCGAGGAGCTGGCCGAGCTGATCTCGGCCAACCTCAGCGACATCGACAGCTTCAACGTCAAACCGGACAAATGTGCCATCCTCAAAGAGACGGTGCGCCAGATCCGCCAGATCAAGGAGCAAG GAAAAGCTTCATCCAACGATGACGACGTCCAGAAATCAGACGTGTCGTCAACCGGTCAGGGGGTCATTGACAAGGACCACCTTGGGCCGCTTCTACTGCAG GCTCTGGACGGCTTTCTGTTTGTGGTGAACCGGGAGGGCAGCATCGTGTTCGTGTCCGACAACGTCACCCAGTACCTACAGTACAAGCAGGAAGAGCTCATCAACACCAGCGTGTACAACATCCTGCATGAGGAGGACCGCGAGGAATTTCACAAGAACCTGCCCAGGACCAACA taaatgGCGTGTCGTGGGGGAATGAGGCGACTCGACAGAAGAGTCACACTTTCACCTGCCGGATGCTGGTCaaatttggccacgcccacggCCCAATGGAGGAGGGGCCAGGAGGACCGCGCTACGAGACAATGCAGTGTTTTGCTCTCACACAGCCCAAAGCCATGATCGAAGAGGGAGAAG ACCTTCAGTCATGTATGATCTGCGTGGCCCGTCGGGTCACAGCCGTGGAGCGGACCGAGAGTTTCAACACCCGACATGAGCTGTCAG GTAAACTGATTCAGATCGACCAGAGCTCCCTGCGAGCGTCCATGCGTCCAGGCTGGGAAGATTTGTTGCGGCGCTGCATCCAGATGTTCCTTCAGCACAGCGACGGGCAGCCGTGGTCGCACAAGCGGCACTATCACGAGG CTTTTCTCCAGGGTCATGCCGAGACACCCCTGTACCGCTTCTCCCTGTCTGACGGCACCCCAGTAACAGCCCAGACCAAGAGCAAGCTGTACCGACACCCCATGAGTAACGAGCCGCAAGGATTCATCTCCACTCACCTGCTGCAGAG GGAACCCAATGGTTACCGCTCGGCACCAGGCGGCAACATGATGCCCAACAACATGAGGCATCAAGGGATGGGTAACGCCAACATGAACCCCCAGATGAACGTGAATGCAGGCGGCGGGATGGGGATGGGAGGAATGGGGGGCATGAACCGGGGCTTCGGCATGAGCGAGCAGAGCCACATGGGCCACATGGGTCCGATGGGAGGCGGCTCTGTGTACGGAGGGAACGGCGGAGGAGGAAGTGGTGGCGGAGGCCTGGGCAGCCGCATGATGCAGATGAATCAGATGAACCAGATGAATCAGGTGGGGCACATGAATCAGATGAGTCAGATGGGTCCCATGAATCACCCCGGGCCGGGCATGCAGCAGCACCCGCAGCAGCAGCCCCCGTTCCAGAGCGCCGGAGGCTTCGGGCTCAGTGGGATGAACAGTCCGTCAGGGAGCCCCAGGATGGGCGGCCCCCAGCCAGGACTGCTGATGTCCCCCCGGAACCGGGGAAGCCCAAAGATGGGGGCCAACCAGTTCTCACCTGGAG GAATGCACTCTCCTATGAGCGGCCTCGGCGGTGGAGGAGCAGCCGGAGGCAACACCTGCACCTTCTCCAGCAGCTCTCTGAACGCTCTCCAAGCCATCAGCGAGGGAGTCGGGAGCTCGCTCCCCTCCACTCTGACGTCCCCCTCAGCAGCCCACAAACCAGACAGCTCTCCCAGCATCCATTCCTCCTCCCAGCCCAGTCATCAAGCTAAACCAGGACAAGATGGCTCCAAAAGTCCGGCTGGGGGCTTGGGGCCTGGACCCGGAGACCACCACCTCCCGGtgcaccaccaccatcatcagcATCCTCAGGCGGAGAGTTCTGCAGAGCGACCGGACAGCCAGGCAGCTACAGCAGCTAAAGAGTGTGGAGAAGCAAGCGGCGAGGCGGGGATGGCGGGCGCAGACCCCCCTCGGAGGCTGCCGGACAGCAAAGGACACAAGAAGTTGCTGCAGCTGTTGACTTCCCCAACCGAGGAGCTGGGGATCAGTGGAAGCGGACCTACGGGGCCCGCTGGACCTCCTCCACCAAACAGCAGCGGCGCTTCAGCGGGGTCAGACAGCAAAGAAGCCACTGGCGGGATGACCAGCCCTTCCTCCACAGgggtctcctcctcctcagccaGCGGCGGCGCGGGGCTGGCGCCCGGCCAGGGCGGCGCATCGGCCTCAGCTCACTATACCGGGTCGCTGCAGGAGAAGCACAAAATTCTCCACAAGCTTCTTCAGAACGGCAACACTCCGGATGAAGTCGCTAAGATCACAGCAGAGGCGACGGGGAAAGTGACGCTCGGAGGCCAGGAGGGTGGCGAAGGTGCAGCTGGAAGCTCGGCGGCCGGGTCGGGCCCTGGGTTGATCGCGGACCCCAAACAGGAGCAGCACAGCCCGAAGAAGGAGAAGACCCACGCTCTCCTCCACTATCTCCTCAACAAGGACGACTCCAAAGAACAAACAGACGTGAAGCCCAAACTTGAAGATCTAGAAGGGAAATGTCTTCCTGGAGCCGGCGGCGGCGGCCCTGCGGCGGAGCATGCTGAGAGCAAGATCAAATCAGAACCTCCTGATGAT ttgCACAACCTGGAGTCTATTCTGGGTGATCTCAGGGGTTCAAGCTCCGACTTTTACCCTGATCAGACTGGAGGTGCCGGGGCAAACAACACAGGAAACAAACCACAGGGGTGCCTTGATGACGGCCTGCAGG GGAGTCCAGTAATGGGTCCAGGACCTCGAGGGCCCTTCCAGAGGACCATGTCCTTGGATGGGAAGCCACTGGGCGGGCCTGGAGGGGCTGTAAGACGTCCGATGCTCATCAAGCAGGAGAACATGATGGGCAGCCCAGACAGCTTCCCAGGAAACATGG GGCCAATGAATAGAGGCGCAGGCCCCCAGAGGTCTCCCATGGGGGGTTCTGGGGACTGGAAGCCTCGTTCCAGCATCAGCCCTGTGAGTTCAGCAGGACATCCATCCATGATGCGCCCAGGCATGGAGTACAACAATGGGAAGAGCGTGATGTCAGGACCCATGGTCAGCCGCTCCAACAGCGTGCCGGGCAACAGGTcgatgctgcagcagcagctcatggATATGG GAGGTTCTTCTGATATGGGCATGGGTATGAGTCCCTTCAGCCAGCAGGGCCAGCCCAGCCAGTCCCCATCCTGGCATGAACCCATGATGAACATGGAGGGAAACAG ACGCCAGTTTGGCAACCCCTTAGATGATCTTCTGGTTCCTCCCACCACCAGTGAGGGTCAGAGCGATGAGAGGGCGCTTCTAGACCAGCTGGATTCGCTGCTGAACAACACCGACGGCATCGCTCTGGAGGAGATAGACCGAGCTCTTGGTATCCCAGACCTTGTCAGCCAG ACCCAgggagcagagcagcagctggagcaTTTTGGAGGACAGGACCCATCCATGCTGCTTGACCAAAAGCCTCTGTATGGAGCAGGCTATCCCGGACCCCCTGCTATGCCGATGCAGTCTGGCTACGGAGGGAACCCCATGCAGGGGCAGGGCCAGCAGGCCGGGTTTGGACCCATGCTCTCACCGATGGGCCAAGGCGGGAGCTTTCCCGGTATGGGTGGGATGGGCGGCATGGGGCATCCTCGAGCCAACATGATGCGACCCAGGATGATGAACGCCAACAAGCCCATGAggttgcagctgcagcagcggcTCCAGGGACAGCAG tttaTGAATCAGACACGGCAGGGCATGGCGATGAAGATGGAGAACCCAGGAGGGAACCCTGGCATGAGGCCTGGCATGCAGCCTGGCATGGGAGGACAG CAGGGCTTCCTAAATGCTCAGATGATGGTTCAGCGTAACAGAGACGTTGTCAACTTGCACATGAGGAGGCAGCGCATGATGATGCTgatgcagcagcaacagcagcaggcagcagcagccgctgcagcagctgcagggggGTTCAGTCCGCCTCCTAACGTCACGGCTCCAGGGGGCATGGACAACCCCATGGGGGGGCCAAACATGGGCCAGCCGGGACCGCAGCAGTTTGGCTACGGTGGGAGCTATG GTGGAAGTCCGCCCAATGCCATGATGCCAGGCCGCATGGGGCCTCAAAACCCCATGATGCAACAGCACTCACAGGGGGGGCCTATGTACCCAGGAGCTGATATGAAAGGCTGGTCACAGGGCGGCATGGGACGCAACAG TTCATACCCTCAGCAGCAGTTTGGGCCGCAGGCATCGCTTGGTCAGCAGCAGTTCGGACAGCAGGGAAATCCCGGGCAATACGGAGGCATGATGATGAACGGCGGCATGCCGGCCAGCGGAGGAGGCGGTCACATGGGACAGATGGGGATGAACCCAATGGTGATGGGGCGCATGCCTATGGGGCCTGATCAG AAATACTGCTGA